GAACAGTCATGCGGTATCCCAAaagagcaaaaggcaacttttcatgctaTTTCCTGGAACCTTAGATCATTTttctaagaatcttcttgatgttcttgttcgcCGCTTCAACGactccattggcttttggccagTAAGGGGTAGAATGGCAATGCATGATTTTAAATTGTTTGCatacctccttcatcaaatgactatttataTTGGCTGCATTGTCAGTTATAATggtctttgggataccaaagcgaCAGATGATGTTGGAATGAACAAAGTCTACCACTGCTTTGAAAGTGATGGCCTCCACCCGGTGAAGTCAATTGCAAccaaaatgaatctatgcccatttgaagcctttgtaTCGATTGGCCCAATAGCATCCATTCCCCAAGTAACGAAAGGCCAAGGAtaggacatgggatgcaactctgAAGAAGACGAGTGAATCAGGTCCCCATGAATCTGGCACTGGtgacacttgcgaacaaaactgaagcaatctcgctccatagtaagccaataatacctTGCCCACaaaatcttctttgccaaaacatatccaTTCATGTGAGGTCTGCATACCCCCGAATGCACTTCATTCATGATCCGCTTCGCTTCtgtggcatctatgcatctcaacaagtttaaatctggggtcctcttgtacagaaTTTCCCCATTCAGGAAGAAATCACTGGTGAGCCGCTTTAtagttcttttttgatctcctttggcatgctctggatattctcttaTTTTCAGGAATCAttttatgtcatgataccatggtttaCCATCCGGTTCTCTCTCAATtgtattgcagtaaccgtgttgaTTTTGAACTTGGATTTCTTGTGGATCAATATGAGTGTTGTCTGGATAAGGGAGCATCAAGGCTAAAGTAGCCAAGGCATCGGCTAGCTCGTTGTGGAACTTGGGAATGTACCTAAACTCGATGGATTTGAATCTTTTGCTCAAGTCTTGCACACATTGTCTGTATGGAAGAAGCTTGatgtctcgagtctcccatttGCCCTGGGCTTGCCAGATAAACAAGTTGAAATCTCCCATAACTAATAGTTCATGCACATCCAGATCGATGGCCATTTTCAGACCCATGATACAAGCTTCGTATTCTGTCGTATTATTGGTATAGAAGAACCAAAGTCAGGCTGTTGCAGGGTAATGACATCCAATAGGTGAGATGAGGATTGCCCTGATCCTAACTCCTTTGATATTGACAGCcccatcaaaatacattttccataCAGGGTTATCGTCTAGAACTACTTCCTCTATTGAGTTGACCTCTTTGTCTAGGAAGTATGTTCTAAGAGACATATACTCatcatcaactggattctctgccaaatgatctacCAAATCCTATGCTTTCATCGCTGTGTGagtgacatagacgatgtcggactctgtgagcaggatttgccattttgcgagcCTACCAGTGGGCATTGGATTTTGGAAGATGTACGTCAAAGGATCTattctggatatgaggtaagtagtgtacgccaaaagataatgtctcagcttctgagtgacccaagtcaaggcacaacatgTTCTTTCTATAATAGAtaatgtgaacttcttgctcaaataatagATTGTCTGTTCCTTTTTGCCTAttgcatcatgttgccccagaactcatccaaaggaattatccatcactgatagatataaaaacaaaggcctaccaggttcaggtgggaccagtaCATGGGGTTTTGATAGATAATCTTTGATCAtgtcaaaagctttttggcaatTGTCCATCCACTTGATAgcggcatcctttttc
This sequence is a window from Nicotiana sylvestris chromosome 3, ASM39365v2, whole genome shotgun sequence. Protein-coding genes within it:
- the LOC138887795 gene encoding uncharacterized protein, which gives rise to MAIDLDVHELLVMGDFNLFIWQAQGKWETRDIKLLPYRQCVQDLSKRFKSIEFRYIPKFHNELADALATLALMLPYPDNTHIDPQEIQVQNQHGYCNTIEREPDGKPWYHDIK